In Lactuca sativa cultivar Salinas chromosome 5, Lsat_Salinas_v11, whole genome shotgun sequence, the DNA window ACCACAAACTAGAAAAAGCTCAATTACATCAATTTCTTCATAATTGTCCACTGGAAGATTTTGATAACCCAACCACTATTTTACTGAGAGACAATGATCTAAAGATTTTGATTACCCATCTGCAATCATCATTATAAATATCTCAAAACTAGAGTTTTtttcattgtaaatttgtaatcaTGACTCGGTTGTGAGAAGCAAATGTGAGAATGCAGCAGAGAAGGAGAGTCCTACAAAATATATAATATTGTTTATAGGGTataattttcattaaaaaaaccATAGAGTGTATCTGTTCATTTTCTCCTTCACCTTTTTTCCCAATTCTAACATTTACCATTAGCAATGAGAAGCTTATGAATCCTATATAGATTCTCAAACTAATACCATAATAAAGAAAAGAGACAACCTTAGGATTATATATGTCCATTTGTTTATGTGATTCTATATCATTTGGTTGATATAAAGCAAGTTTTGATTTCATGTCTATAATAATTGTATGTCTTTCAGGTTCAAAATCAGATGCGAAACAAGGAAAGTGAAAAGAAACGTGCTTATCTAACCTTAGAGGAACTGCAACAATTGTCAGATGACACAAACACTTACAAATCTATAGGTATCAAATTTTTACTACATACAGTTTTTCTTTTTGTATCAAGTAAAAAAGATACATCCATTTGTGTTTTtcatacattttttatttttattttgcagGGAGAACGTGAGTACTGGATACCCTTTATACCCCTACTACTGTACCCTTCTCCATTCAATGATTTTGCATTTCCCCAAAGCTGAAGCAAATGAATTATTATGATTATTCTCAAACACTAATTTTCATCTTTTTATCAGTTTATAGCTGTTTAAAATCCACTTAACCAATTTGATTTTTCTATCTCAAATGACTACCTCATGAAACAGTTTTAAAGTATAATGTTCTAATTAGAAAAAATACACAAATAATTGAAATTATGTTGCTGTTTCTTGCATTTATTCGTTTACAAAAAACATTCAAAATCGTCATACAATACCTGTTCATATAAATTTGGATATTTTTATGCCTTGAATAGTAAAAAGATTCTTCTTTATTGTTATTTCTCACTgctttattatatataatttttgtatatgataAACAGGTTTGTCTTAGAGCCAAAACCATTTTTAATGGATGAACAAGAAAAGAAGCTCAAGGATAGTGAAACTGCAATTGCATCCTTACAGGTTTCTTCCATTTTATATATTGAAActagaaaaatatatataaaaaagaaacaCTTACATACAACTTTATTAGATTAAggggatgtttttttttttttttttttttttttctcattaagTTCTGTATGGATAATGATGTTTTTCGGATGAAGTGCTGTATACATTAGGTGACAAATGAGactaaattaccattttacccttacatttcaatttttatcaaaatatttAACAGTTGTAAAGTGAGAGGAGCTGGGAGGAAAAAAAATAAGAAGGTTAAATAGGTAAAGGGTTAGTGTCTTAATGCATTAAACCATTTTTTTTCTGCTCAACTCATTAAGGGGTTGTTTCTTATTGACTTAATCTAGACAGAATGACTTAAAAATGGGTTAATGTACATCAGCCATTTACTTATTTGCCCTTCTTTTTTTCTCCCAGCTCACGATCAAATCGATGAATCTTTGCTAAAATTGATGAGtattgtgaaaattgttgttagTTTGTTGAATATTCTTTCATATGAACAGATTTCAAAGGAGTACCTTGAGAAACAGTTAGGAGAGGTGGAGACAAACTTAAGGGAGCTTCTGCAACAAGATCCAGGTCTTGCTCGTCAGATAATGTCCATGGCTGTTGTCTAACCATTTCTTAAAATCATCCACAAGAATCCATGATTATGAAATCCAAATGGTGTAGTGGAGTATGTATGTGATCTTTATGAAGAGTATTTATGTTGCATATTTTTGTAAGCCACCAAGAACAAAAATCATATCCAACATGCATCAACCACTTAGAATTTTTGTAATGGGATATCTACTTTTAAATTTGTCTTTGGtttactcgatgtaaacaattaTAGACTACAAGGCAAGCATAATTGGTTTTGGAGCGATCGGTAGCTATATGgtacgtttggtaaaactagctggtAGTTGAAAAGTATAACTTTTATTTGTGTAGAAGCGTTCGACAAAAGTATCTATAACCATTTGGATTTATGTACTTGGTGACAAGGTACTTGTTAGGATCTTCCTAATGTGTCTTGTAtttgagttctaaagctttgtatttggattttaaaGCTTTCTAGAGTATCTATAACTAGACTCTTTGTACTTGATATGAACAAGAGACATAAGTTCTTAGACTTTTTGTGCAAAGACTTAGATTTTTCTAGTTCGCATTTGGATTTGGAGCCTTTCCCGCTTTGAGGATAAGATTAGCTTCCAGAACATACACAATGAGCAAGCAAACAATTTGACTTTATCATCCCAACAAGTGAAGTTTTGATCCACGAAGCGACCTAGTTTGACAAATTCTTGGTTCATCAGTCGAAAGTTTGCAGAAGAAATTTTAGTACCTACttaagccatttgtttgataaaattgTCACTATAAAAACCTTCAAGATTGTTGTAAATCAGACTAGATAGAcacaaaaaaaatcgaaaaataatATTAAGAATTATATGTCGATTAGTTGCGTACTACTTATTATTAGTTAAGTTACGTTCAAAAACCAAATCGATCATTCGCGATTTATAAAAAATGTAGAAGGAAGATTGTTACATTGTTATACAAAATTAAGAGACTaaacaataaaattaaaaaccaaTCTCATTGTTGTTGATCTCGACTAGTGTAAGACTTTACGTAAGAAACTCGACTTTATAAGTTTTTACACCGCTCTTAAGACCATAACCTTCAACATAAAACTCACGATTTGATGCAAAATATCTTTTATTCCGATATCTATGGAAAAAGTGATAAACACAAAACGATTACTCGGAAATCAAGAAGAAAGTTGGAAATCATAGAGAAAGAGAGAAGAACAGAAGGTTTTAAGGTGTGAAATAAATGAGACCTAAGAGGTCCTATTATATCTATATTGAAAAGGAAAGTTTGTGGCCTGACTTTCCTTTTCACTATCTAATATTCGCACcttttatttttgtcattttttccTTTTAGTTTGTAAAAAGAAACTTTatatcatttacttttcaaaattacacttttatccctttcaactttgaaaaacttTCTAAATTATCACTTCCATCTCATTATCACTTTCACTATAACGATgagattttcaaaacaaaattttcaattttcaacaaccaaatttatatataaaatattctcAAAAAGTATTCCACAATAGTTATCAAatcaaaacatatcccaagatcacaaaacaaatCTCCTCtctgtgtgtacgagtcacgccggcgcatttccacggtcctcgctagtacctgaaacacataacacaacaactgtaagcataaatgcttagtgagttccccaaaataccacatacaacacatacgccacttgaGGCTActgtacgaccctccggtcgatgtgtctcagcgggaccctccagtcccgtagctcgttggaccctctggtccggtcatagctcgttgggccctccggcccggtttgtctcgttggaccctccggtctggtttatacaattatatatcatacctacatcacatagcacataatctcatacatggcacacaatctcatacatagcacataagaccctccggtcaactcataataccactctagctaacgtatagtgagaagactcacctcgtgtaactcgTTAACTCGGAAATCTCGGACTCCGTGAAAATAGGATCTAGCCTTCACCTAATCATACGAAATAAAAACTCGGCATCAAcacatttcccaaggctagaccattccctctcttagcactctcaggagggtaaaagaccattttacccctctcatggcgcaaataccctaaagttgaccaaaccctaaaagtcaacaaaagtcaaccctccgggttacactgcgcgtaccaaacatgtacgaccctccggtcgatgtgtctcagcgggaccctccagtcccgtagctcgttggaccctctggtccggtcatagctcgttgggccctccggcccggtctgtctcgttggaccctccggtctggtttatacaattatatatcatacttacatcacatagcacataatctcatacatggcacacaatctcatacatagcacataagaccctccggtcaactcataataccactctagctaacgtatagtgagaagactcacctcgtgtaactcgTTAACTCGGAAATCTCGGACTCCGTGAAAATAGGATCTAGCCTTCGCCTAATCATACGAAATAAAAACTCGGCATCAAcacatttcccaaggctagaccattccctctcttagcactctcaggagggtaaaagaccattttacccctctcatggcgcaaataccctaaagttgaccaaaccctaaaagtcaacaaaagtcaaccctccgggttacactgcgcgtaccaaacatgtacgttgggcgtacccgatGCCTTCACAGAATCAGGGTGCACCACCCCCTATGCTGTGCGTATTGGGATTACACCCAACGTAAATCTCGGTTCAACCATATTGagtattttggtcttaaacggttaagacaagaACTCATATTCCAGATTTGACTTCTCTAAGGGtccttactccataaagttgaaacctttaagccttgcatggctgtaaagatcATCTATcactcaaaacacctttcctctttccatatTAAGACCCTAACTCTTGCATGACTCAATATCcatgaccaagattggatttttatgaatcctcaaCATATATTACACTggggaaggccagatctaggcttatggagactctttgcacacaaagtctccacctttgaaccaaaaaccctcaaATGGGTCCAAAAAGCAAAACTCTTGAaggacaaggaaagctttgagctttttacctcagaagggatctccaaccactgtagaactcggatctactcttgctcttccacttctagctccaacaatggcttcctcttctccttcttcacctcaAAAAGGTACCttcaagctcaagaacacacacacaagctaaaaCACGGATTTCTGCACTCTAAGGGCTCACTCAAGGGGGTATGGTGGCTGGGGCAAAGGACTAaacgttccttttatagtgcacaagctagaaattagggtttgcatctgggcacactacgcccagcgtacccgggcaAGTCCGCGTTCATaataagcgcgtgagtacgcatggcgtacgcctcattacgcccagcgtactcacaaccAACACACAACTTTAAGGGACTCATCTTGCCAACTCTCAAATAGAAGGGTTATAAagcttacctgaatttcgggttgttacaattctcccccactagaactagacttcggcctcgaagtctcatgtcgaaaacaactctggatgctgctcccgcatctccgactccggctcccaagtcagcttggACCCCCTCCGATGATGCCACTGAACCTAAACTAAgcgcacctccttgtttctcagaatcttgatcttccgatccaagattgcaatcggcctctcgacataattcagactcgcgtccacctggatatcctccagtggtaccactgccgactcatcggctatacacttcctcagttgcgacacgtggaaagtatcatgaatctggtccaAATCCCCAGGTAGCTCCAAgagatatgctaccctgcccaccctcgcgatcactctaaatggcccaatataccggggccccagcttgcccctcttcttgaattggatcactcatttccaaggagataccttcaggatcacgaaatcaccgacctggaattcgagctcggatcgtcgcctatccgcataactcttctggcggctctgagcggtcaacaacctctgtctgacctgctgtatctgctctgtcgtctgaagcactatctctgtactacccatcacacgttgccctacctcaccctagcaaatgggggtccgacacctcctcccatacaacagctcaaagggtggcataccaatgctcgagtgatggctgttgttataggaaaactcagcgaagggcaaatacgtgtcctaactcccgccgaaatccagtacacatgcccgaagcatgtcctcaagcgtctgaatcgtccgctcgctctgtccgtcagtctgtaggtggtatgcggtactaaaatgcagcctcgtacccaattccacatgaaatttcttccaaaatctaggagtgaaacgtacatctcgatctgagacaatcgagatcggtactctaTGCCGCGTACCACCTccttcacgtacaactctgccagcctctccgcagaagagctctcactgatggcaaggaagtgagcgctcttcgtcaacttgtccacaatcacccaaattgcatcgaaacccctagcagtcctcggcaatttggtgataaaatccatggtaatctgttctcacttccactcgggaatctctaacggctgcaacttaccatgcggacgttggtgctcggccttaaccttgtgacaggtcaagcacctctctacgaaccatgcgacatccctcttcacacagggccaccaatactccctctttaggtccaaatacatcttagtggccccggggtggatcgagaacttcgatctatgcgcctcctccatcaagatggtacgcgttccgcccacaaaaggtacccaaacccgaccctgaaaggtcataagtccttgactatcggtaacgaactccgataccttcccgatcactcgctcccttttgcggttctccggtttcacggcctccgcctgggcccctcgaatggtgtcgcacaccggagtcatcactgtcaatctcatgcaaacatctcgcatcggggcgccctccgccctacggctcagggcatcggctataacattagccttgcccgggtggtacaagatcttgtagtcgtaatcctttaccacatccaaccatctcctctggcgcatatt includes these proteins:
- the LOC111885052 gene encoding prefoldin subunit 1, with product MADEANKTAFVEIQGRMIETTAKLKQVQNQMRNKESEKKRAYLTLEELQQLSDDTNTYKSIGRTFVLEPKPFLMDEQEKKLKDSETAIASLQISKEYLEKQLGEVETNLRELLQQDPGLARQIMSMAVV